From a single Planctellipticum variicoloris genomic region:
- a CDS encoding DUF1501 domain-containing protein — translation MPDPVPVKIPQPISRRVALQTGAGSLLAVGANRFATLQAGERSQSLRRSPAKSVIYLFLSGGLSQHDSFDMKPDAPDNIRGEFRPIATRTPGLQICEHLPLLAQRSHLWSLCRSLSHPTNDHSAGHMIMLTGRTLLPPGFDPTSPKSSDWPSIAAVAGATTAPRNQLPPAVVLPERLIHYSRRVLPGQFGGEMGPHRDPWFIEAAPYDPYCYGAYPDYAFDHQDRPGVFGGQRAFQIPDLTLREGVSTDRFDRRLALLRDVEQQRGRHGLTGASDSFDRSRRSAVSLLADPSVKKILDVRNERPETLERYGRNSFGWSMLMARNLVAAGVNFVQVNLGNNETWDTHGEAFPHLKDKLFPPTDRALAALLDDLQETGLLDSTLIVMAGEFGRTPKVTHLPQHYKLPGRDHWGAVQTVFFAGGGTQGGRIVGASDAIGAFPASDLQKPENMAATMYAALGLPDTTVWYDDLNRPHHIYDAAPIAGLF, via the coding sequence ATGCCGGATCCAGTGCCTGTAAAGATCCCGCAGCCCATCAGCCGCCGGGTTGCGCTCCAGACGGGGGCCGGCAGCCTGCTGGCTGTCGGAGCAAATCGCTTTGCGACGCTCCAGGCCGGGGAACGATCTCAATCCCTGCGACGGTCGCCGGCAAAATCGGTGATTTACCTCTTCTTGTCGGGCGGCCTGTCCCAGCACGACAGCTTCGACATGAAGCCCGACGCCCCGGACAATATCCGGGGAGAATTCCGTCCGATCGCCACACGGACTCCCGGCCTGCAGATCTGCGAGCATCTCCCGCTGCTGGCGCAACGCAGCCACCTCTGGTCGCTCTGCCGGTCGCTGTCGCATCCGACCAACGATCACTCGGCCGGGCATATGATCATGCTGACCGGCCGGACGCTGCTCCCCCCCGGATTTGATCCGACGTCGCCAAAATCCTCCGATTGGCCCTCAATCGCGGCCGTGGCAGGTGCGACGACCGCCCCCCGGAATCAATTGCCGCCGGCGGTCGTGCTGCCCGAGCGGCTGATTCACTACTCGCGCCGCGTGCTGCCGGGGCAGTTCGGCGGAGAGATGGGGCCGCATCGGGATCCCTGGTTCATCGAAGCCGCTCCCTACGATCCGTACTGTTACGGAGCCTATCCCGACTACGCCTTCGACCATCAGGATCGACCGGGGGTTTTCGGCGGCCAGCGTGCATTTCAGATTCCAGACCTGACGCTGCGCGAAGGCGTGTCGACAGATCGCTTCGACCGACGGCTGGCGCTCCTCAGGGATGTCGAACAGCAGCGCGGCCGTCACGGCCTGACCGGCGCGTCGGATTCGTTTGACCGATCGCGGCGGAGCGCCGTTTCGCTCCTCGCGGACCCGAGCGTCAAGAAGATCCTTGATGTCCGAAACGAGCGCCCCGAGACGCTCGAACGTTATGGCCGGAATTCGTTCGGCTGGTCCATGCTGATGGCCCGCAACCTGGTGGCGGCAGGCGTCAATTTCGTTCAGGTCAATCTGGGGAACAACGAAACCTGGGATACGCACGGAGAAGCATTCCCGCATCTCAAGGACAAGCTGTTCCCCCCCACCGACCGGGCGCTCGCGGCCTTGCTGGACGACCTGCAGGAAACCGGTCTGCTCGACAGCACTTTGATCGTCATGGCCGGAGAATTCGGCAGGACCCCGAAGGTGACGCACCTGCCGCAGCACTACAAGCTGCCGGGCCGCGACCACTGGGGCGCCGTGCAGACGGTCTTCTTCGCCGGCGGCGGCACGCAGGGAGGTCGCATCGTCGGGGCCTCCGATGCCATCGGCGCGTTCCCCGCCAGCGACCTGCAGAAGCCCGAAAACATGGCCGCAACGATGTACGCGGCCCTCGGCCTCCCCGACACTACCGTCTGGTACGACGATCTCAATCGTCCGCATCACATTTACGATGCGGCCCCGATCGCAGGGCTGTTCTGA
- a CDS encoding ACP S-malonyltransferase, which translates to MTDALRFSASSMAAAAHGDDSPRAAWLFPGLGCRHVGMGHDLFGRPGAAPQLIAQAEEILGYRLEPVCLEGSGRKFVPARQEAQIIYVLSCAYAAALGERGLRPAAVLGHSLGSWAAAWVAGVYDFVTGLELVTCVEQLLEELVDGRDLTMGAIIGLDEATVQSLAAEHSGVSVANFNSPAQFVIGGPGEGVDRVLQIAATLGAKQARRLPTNRAVHTPWLADVVERLKPRLDLVAWSDPAIPFVACDSAGELGSGAELGSFFSDFLTRPVRWESSFRSLCHTRTSQFLEVGPGTLLTSMASFIIPTAAIRTATDCLDAAP; encoded by the coding sequence ATGACCGACGCCCTGCGGTTCTCCGCGTCCTCGATGGCTGCTGCGGCGCACGGCGATGATTCGCCGCGAGCGGCCTGGCTGTTCCCCGGCCTGGGTTGCCGCCACGTCGGAATGGGGCACGATCTGTTCGGTCGGCCGGGCGCGGCTCCGCAGTTGATCGCCCAGGCCGAAGAGATCCTCGGGTATCGCCTGGAACCGGTCTGCCTGGAAGGTTCCGGGCGGAAGTTCGTCCCCGCGCGCCAGGAGGCCCAGATCATCTACGTTCTGAGCTGCGCCTACGCAGCGGCGCTCGGCGAGCGAGGGCTGCGTCCAGCAGCCGTGCTCGGGCACAGCCTGGGAAGCTGGGCTGCGGCATGGGTTGCAGGCGTCTACGACTTTGTGACCGGGTTGGAACTGGTGACGTGCGTCGAACAACTCCTCGAAGAACTGGTGGATGGTCGCGACCTGACGATGGGAGCCATCATCGGACTCGACGAGGCGACTGTGCAGTCGCTGGCAGCCGAGCACTCGGGCGTTTCGGTGGCCAACTTCAATTCGCCGGCGCAGTTCGTGATCGGCGGTCCGGGGGAAGGAGTGGATCGGGTGCTGCAGATCGCTGCGACGCTCGGCGCCAAGCAGGCCAGACGTCTCCCCACGAACCGGGCGGTCCATACCCCCTGGCTGGCGGACGTGGTCGAGCGGCTGAAACCCCGGCTGGACCTTGTCGCCTGGTCCGATCCCGCAATTCCGTTCGTGGCGTGCGACAGCGCCGGGGAATTGGGGAGCGGAGCGGAACTCGGCAGTTTTTTTTCGGATTTTTTGACAAGACCGGTGCGGTGGGAATCCAGCTTTCGTAGTCTTTGTCATACTCGCACGTCTCAATTTCTGGAAGTGGGGCCGGGCACGCTGCTCACGAGCATGGCTTCGTTTATCATTCCGACCGCGGCGATTCGCACCGCAACAGACTGTCTTGATGCTGCCCCCTGA
- a CDS encoding thiamine pyrophosphate-dependent enzyme — protein MASSRTRNSSITSPPTTAKRVLLSGNQAVARGAYESGVTVATSYPGTPCTEILESLATYGSIKAMWSANEKVAFEVALGAAFAGARALVAMKHVGLNVAADPLFSSAYTGINGGLVIVVGDDPSANSSQNEQDSRHYARAAKLPMLEPSDSQEIKDLMEHAFELSEEFDTPVLVRLTTRLCHSKTVVELGAPPATPPRATGFVRDFDKFVLLPRQALARHAVIENRMQALAEHAEASKFNRSELRSRELGIVTAGMAYCYVREAFPEASVLKLSQTFPLPARLIRKFAAEVDRLLVIEELDPFLDEQIRALGVKVERADWLPRVGELSPERIERSLARGTPQPLEKGDEQIPPRSPRICAGCQYLGVYTAIARLGVTVAGDIGCYTLGSLSPWNAIDTVVCMGASIGTALGMEKALGSDSHGKTLAIIGDGTLLHSGLAPLLDFVHNGGQGTVLIMDNSTTAMTGLQGHSGNGTQAQGQNSAGKGIDLEKLVQAVGIEWVRVADPYNLDETEATLREALAHEGPAVVISRAPCLLLKPKPPVQRAHWNAEACTGCGDCFQVGCVAIEPQEFEGRFAPKINQDLCVGCTLCVQLCPEDALKPRPVSQDLVNLNAWKPQAQPMSR, from the coding sequence ATGGCGTCGAGTCGTACGCGCAACTCCTCCATCACCTCCCCTCCCACGACCGCCAAGCGGGTCCTGTTGTCCGGCAATCAGGCGGTGGCCCGGGGAGCGTACGAGAGCGGAGTGACGGTCGCGACGAGTTACCCGGGAACCCCCTGCACGGAAATTCTGGAGTCGCTGGCGACCTACGGTTCGATCAAGGCCATGTGGTCCGCCAACGAAAAGGTGGCCTTCGAAGTCGCCCTGGGCGCCGCCTTCGCCGGAGCGCGGGCGCTGGTGGCGATGAAGCACGTCGGCCTGAACGTCGCGGCAGACCCGCTGTTCTCGTCCGCCTACACGGGAATCAACGGCGGCCTCGTCATCGTCGTCGGCGACGACCCGTCGGCCAACAGCTCGCAGAACGAGCAGGACAGCCGGCACTATGCGCGGGCGGCGAAGCTCCCCATGCTGGAGCCCTCCGACAGTCAGGAAATCAAGGACCTGATGGAGCACGCGTTCGAGCTGAGCGAAGAGTTCGATACGCCCGTACTGGTGCGGTTGACGACGCGGTTGTGTCATTCGAAGACCGTTGTCGAACTGGGTGCTCCGCCAGCGACACCGCCCCGGGCGACCGGGTTCGTCCGGGACTTCGATAAGTTCGTGCTGCTGCCGCGCCAGGCGCTGGCGCGACACGCCGTCATCGAGAACCGGATGCAGGCCCTGGCGGAACATGCCGAGGCGTCGAAATTCAATCGGAGCGAACTCCGGAGCCGGGAACTGGGAATTGTGACCGCGGGAATGGCCTACTGCTATGTCCGTGAGGCGTTTCCCGAGGCCTCCGTTCTGAAGCTTTCACAAACATTCCCCCTGCCGGCCCGGCTGATCCGCAAGTTCGCTGCGGAAGTCGACCGGCTGCTGGTGATCGAGGAACTGGACCCCTTCCTCGACGAGCAAATCCGGGCCCTGGGAGTCAAAGTGGAGCGGGCCGACTGGCTGCCGCGCGTCGGCGAGCTGTCGCCGGAGCGGATCGAGCGGAGCCTGGCCCGCGGAACGCCGCAGCCGCTGGAAAAGGGGGACGAGCAGATTCCGCCGCGATCCCCGCGGATCTGCGCCGGCTGCCAGTACCTGGGCGTCTATACCGCAATCGCCCGTCTGGGAGTTACGGTGGCCGGAGATATCGGCTGCTACACGCTCGGCTCGCTGTCGCCCTGGAACGCCATCGACACCGTGGTCTGCATGGGAGCGAGCATCGGCACCGCGCTGGGGATGGAGAAGGCGCTCGGGAGCGATTCGCACGGCAAAACGCTGGCGATCATCGGCGACGGCACGCTGCTGCATTCGGGCCTGGCGCCGCTGCTGGACTTCGTCCATAACGGCGGTCAGGGGACCGTGCTGATCATGGACAACTCCACGACCGCCATGACCGGTCTGCAGGGACACTCGGGGAACGGAACCCAGGCGCAGGGGCAGAACTCCGCCGGCAAAGGGATCGATCTGGAGAAGCTGGTCCAGGCGGTGGGGATCGAGTGGGTCCGCGTCGCCGATCCGTACAATCTCGACGAGACCGAGGCCACGCTGCGTGAAGCCCTGGCGCACGAGGGACCGGCGGTCGTGATCAGCCGGGCTCCCTGCCTGCTGCTGAAGCCGAAGCCCCCCGTGCAGCGGGCCCACTGGAACGCCGAGGCCTGCACGGGCTGCGGCGACTGCTTCCAGGTCGGCTGCGTGGCGATCGAGCCGCAGGAGTTCGAAGGCCGGTTCGCGCCGAAGATCAACCAGGACCTCTGCGTGGGCTGCACGCTGTGCGTGCAGTTGTGCCCGGAAGACGCGTTGAAGCCGCGCCCGGTCAGCCAGGACCTGGTTAACCTGAACGCCTGGAAGCCGCAAGCCCAGCCGATGTCGCGGTGA
- a CDS encoding sulfotransferase family protein, whose translation MSVDRQPQKFGSPQGIFSIWQGMDVPTWIRLLAGRPPVHVRQTLRLALVSGMSVSNSVLKLVEYLAYGAELRRYELEQPPVFILGHWRSGTTLLHELLSHDPRLICPNLYQILSPHHCLLTEPIVAPLTRWMLPKTRPMDNIRVAWDAPQEDETALCNLTAMSPYMMLAYQGQREKYERFFELQDLTPAERERWKKAFVTFLKKVALRSRKNAHGAPTPGQRLLLKSPTHTYRIRLLLELFPQAKFIHIVRNPYDVFNSSLYLRERLFESNSLGRPRHEGAEEDVCVMYDHLFRVFEADRHLVPPDQFHELRFEDLELDPIGELRKLYEQLEFDGFESLETKLRGQLDSHRKFRKNQFEMDEALKRRIYTRWRGAFERYDYPSGLPETSSADCSPAASSKTLEQVQ comes from the coding sequence ATGTCGGTCGACCGCCAACCCCAAAAATTCGGCTCTCCGCAGGGGATTTTCAGCATCTGGCAGGGGATGGACGTTCCGACCTGGATTCGCCTGCTGGCGGGGCGCCCGCCGGTGCATGTGCGGCAGACCTTGCGGCTGGCGCTGGTTTCAGGGATGAGCGTCAGCAATTCGGTCCTGAAGCTGGTCGAATATCTGGCGTACGGCGCCGAATTGCGACGCTACGAACTCGAGCAGCCGCCGGTCTTCATTCTGGGGCACTGGCGCAGCGGCACCACCCTCCTGCACGAATTGCTGTCCCACGATCCGCGGCTGATCTGCCCGAATCTCTACCAGATCCTCTCGCCGCATCATTGCCTGCTGACCGAGCCGATCGTGGCGCCCCTGACGCGGTGGATGCTGCCGAAGACCCGCCCGATGGACAATATCCGGGTCGCCTGGGATGCGCCGCAGGAAGACGAAACCGCCCTCTGCAATCTGACGGCCATGTCGCCGTACATGATGCTGGCCTACCAGGGCCAGCGGGAGAAGTACGAGCGGTTTTTCGAACTGCAGGATCTGACGCCCGCCGAGCGCGAGCGCTGGAAGAAGGCCTTTGTCACCTTCTTAAAAAAGGTTGCGCTCCGGAGCAGGAAGAACGCCCATGGCGCTCCGACGCCGGGACAGCGTCTGCTGCTGAAGTCCCCCACGCATACTTACCGGATCCGGCTGCTGCTGGAGCTCTTTCCGCAGGCGAAGTTCATTCACATCGTCCGCAACCCGTACGATGTCTTCAATTCGTCCCTGTACCTGCGCGAACGGCTGTTCGAGTCGAATTCGCTCGGCCGCCCGCGCCACGAAGGGGCCGAGGAAGACGTCTGCGTCATGTACGATCACCTGTTCCGAGTGTTTGAAGCAGACCGGCATCTGGTGCCGCCGGATCAGTTCCACGAACTCCGATTCGAAGACCTGGAGCTGGATCCGATCGGGGAGCTGAGAAAGCTTTACGAGCAGTTGGAGTTTGACGGCTTCGAATCGCTGGAAACGAAGCTGCGCGGCCAACTCGACTCACACCGGAAATTCCGCAAGAACCAGTTCGAAATGGACGAAGCGCTCAAACGCCGCATCTATACGCGCTGGCGGGGCGCCTTCGAGCGATACGATTATCCGAGCGGTCTGCCGGAGACCTCTTCGGCGGACTGCAGCCCGGCGGCGAGTTCGAAGACGCTGGAGCAGGTGCAATAG
- a CDS encoding indolepyruvate oxidoreductase subunit beta, which produces MIVSESASLTTLIAGVGGQGVVLAGGVLAQAALLSGYDVRQSEMHGLSQRFGSVSSQIRIGKGLYSPHRGHGAVDLLVSLEGYEAFKQLPFLRAEGTALVNRLWRKPIPAKPTASVELPELDDPRVVWFAGTELTQQAECPRSLNFFMLGVLSTRLDIDEAHWHEAIETSTSKGGRDVNHEMFVAGRRKAL; this is translated from the coding sequence ATGATCGTCTCCGAGAGTGCGTCGCTGACGACTCTGATTGCCGGCGTCGGCGGCCAGGGAGTGGTTCTGGCCGGCGGGGTTCTGGCCCAGGCGGCGCTGCTGTCCGGGTACGACGTCCGCCAGAGCGAAATGCACGGTCTGAGTCAGCGGTTTGGCAGCGTATCGAGCCAGATCCGCATCGGGAAAGGGCTGTACTCCCCGCATCGCGGCCACGGAGCCGTCGACCTGCTGGTGTCGCTGGAGGGTTACGAGGCCTTCAAGCAGTTGCCATTCCTGCGTGCCGAGGGGACGGCGCTGGTCAACCGCCTGTGGCGCAAGCCAATTCCCGCAAAACCAACCGCCAGTGTCGAGCTGCCGGAGCTGGACGATCCGCGAGTGGTCTGGTTCGCCGGAACAGAGCTGACGCAGCAGGCCGAATGCCCCCGCAGCCTGAACTTCTTCATGCTCGGCGTCCTGTCGACGCGGTTGGACATCGACGAAGCCCACTGGCACGAGGCGATTGAGACCTCGACTTCAAAGGGGGGGCGGGACGTCAATCACGAAATGTTCGTCGCGGGGCGTCGGAAAGCTCTGTGA
- a CDS encoding protein kinase domain-containing protein, translating into MSSSPQTSPAPADLPADLCPQGDRLEAFLAGALASDEAVEFSLHFDECPLCLAAAEARLSKAVWSDVLVEPLPPIDAATGRPEDDTAPNATSVEIGGAAPSTAGRLLADRYELRGTVGMGGCGAVFAAWDRVLRREVAIKSPHWQLGENQSVRRMFVAEARAAARLSHPNIVPVYEARIEDGEECFLVSELIRGPSLLEWLETKWSDGDDVGIRDAALLMAALADGVEFAHKAGVLHRDLKPSNVMLAPTPAGELSFTPRITDFGLAQLSDSATKTTADGGIRGSLPYMAPERFTGSHEIRSPSDVYALGVILYELLTGEAPIQAETPAGLVAAIPVQPIPRLRGRRSDVPRDLEAICLKCLEKLPARRYPSAAALAADLRRFLAGEVVTARLPHAGERAARWIARHPAVAVVMTTIAIAATAFVALLAYANEQKTSLIGKLETSQTELRGSNEQLKTALQTADAMRHQADAMRRQADRMRHMAERQQRATQESLYVSEFRRAMQAWQERDLPAVQRILDALDGPAFAPFRGIECDWLRTKLVRPHRELTRMPGAIYSIAFSHDGELLAAAGKDSVVRLVRYADGVTVREWPTEQREVNRVVFSPDDSRVWTTGDDGTVCQWEVATGKELLRVVAHAPEQAHDLVAPPEEKDLLISTGTDGRVCFWNINTGIERGAMQFHTGSVIGLTYEAKNRRLLTAGRDSKLRIWSIFHKKFLGDTEPPGIPLASAGLRNGGGVIISLQGLKLAFWQPSAHALCLSWGLVDEVKVLIEHPTQPRVYAIDVNGVLYEVAIPAVEDYVVSQTTKTAAAKLITRLHSGRVYAVHISPDQSSLVTCGGDGTVRSWPLETLDPQAITTVAAIPNGGELSGFSSDGLTFGMIDKNGLTEFDSRTLQPVQEYRLTERTIRIKSLRLPDGPLLVLERDAAGWCWLVKYAPPSWAKTWEVRVHGPGNNPHDIGVDAQLGLVVINDFKDRYCQFIFTDSLEQGGPLRLRVAPDHLAISSTASQFALSQEREIVAFESTSRRQIWSQPTPAGIHRLHYSPDGCWLLSVTGDRVIRKWDATSGRFLGEMSGHRSKVNCLSLSADGRTLFTGDDGGEMQFWHLESGELLGKFDYELNGIHEMVLSPSGDRLVTWEHGRQLHSIPLRP; encoded by the coding sequence TTGTCCTCCTCTCCGCAGACATCGCCAGCCCCGGCGGACTTACCGGCTGATCTCTGCCCGCAAGGGGATCGGCTGGAGGCGTTTCTGGCGGGTGCGCTCGCGAGTGACGAGGCTGTTGAGTTCAGCCTGCATTTCGACGAGTGTCCGCTGTGCCTGGCCGCTGCGGAAGCGCGGCTGAGCAAGGCCGTCTGGTCCGACGTACTCGTCGAGCCATTGCCCCCGATCGACGCTGCAACGGGACGGCCCGAAGACGATACGGCCCCCAATGCGACGTCTGTCGAAATCGGCGGGGCAGCGCCGTCAACAGCCGGGCGACTGCTGGCGGACCGCTACGAACTGCGCGGAACCGTCGGCATGGGGGGCTGCGGGGCGGTGTTCGCCGCGTGGGACCGCGTACTGCGGCGCGAGGTCGCCATTAAATCGCCCCATTGGCAACTGGGAGAGAACCAATCCGTCCGGCGGATGTTTGTTGCGGAAGCCCGCGCCGCGGCCCGCCTGAGCCATCCCAACATCGTACCGGTCTACGAAGCCCGCATTGAAGACGGCGAAGAGTGTTTTCTCGTTTCGGAGCTGATCCGCGGCCCATCGCTCCTGGAATGGCTGGAGACGAAGTGGTCGGACGGCGACGACGTCGGCATCCGTGACGCGGCGCTGCTGATGGCGGCGCTCGCTGACGGAGTCGAGTTTGCGCACAAGGCTGGCGTCCTGCACCGCGACCTCAAACCGTCGAACGTGATGCTCGCGCCGACGCCGGCGGGGGAGTTGTCGTTTACGCCCCGCATCACGGACTTCGGCCTCGCACAACTGTCGGATTCTGCGACGAAGACGACGGCAGACGGCGGCATACGAGGTTCGTTGCCCTACATGGCGCCCGAGCGGTTCACCGGCAGTCACGAGATTCGATCGCCCAGTGATGTCTACGCCCTGGGCGTCATTCTGTACGAGCTGCTGACCGGGGAGGCGCCGATTCAGGCTGAGACGCCGGCGGGCCTCGTCGCCGCGATTCCGGTGCAGCCGATCCCGCGACTGCGCGGCCGACGGTCCGATGTTCCCCGGGACCTGGAGGCGATCTGCCTGAAATGCCTGGAGAAACTGCCGGCGCGGCGCTATCCGTCGGCGGCAGCGCTGGCGGCGGACCTGCGGCGATTTCTGGCGGGAGAAGTCGTCACGGCCCGGTTGCCCCACGCGGGAGAACGAGCCGCCCGCTGGATCGCCCGTCACCCCGCCGTGGCGGTCGTGATGACGACAATTGCCATTGCGGCGACGGCGTTCGTCGCGCTCCTTGCATACGCCAACGAGCAGAAGACAAGCCTGATCGGGAAGCTGGAGACTTCCCAGACGGAATTGCGGGGGTCGAATGAGCAGTTGAAAACCGCGTTACAGACAGCCGACGCCATGCGGCATCAGGCCGACGCCATGCGACGTCAGGCGGACCGGATGCGGCACATGGCGGAGCGGCAGCAGCGCGCCACGCAGGAAAGCCTGTATGTCAGTGAATTCCGCCGGGCGATGCAGGCGTGGCAGGAACGGGACCTGCCGGCGGTGCAGCGGATTCTCGACGCGCTCGACGGTCCGGCGTTCGCTCCGTTTCGGGGCATCGAATGCGACTGGCTGCGAACGAAGCTGGTCCGCCCGCACCGCGAATTGACGCGGATGCCGGGAGCGATTTATTCGATCGCCTTTTCGCACGACGGCGAGCTGCTGGCGGCGGCCGGGAAGGATTCGGTGGTGCGGCTGGTCCGGTACGCCGACGGCGTCACGGTCCGCGAATGGCCGACGGAGCAGCGGGAAGTCAACCGCGTTGTGTTTTCGCCGGACGATTCCCGCGTCTGGACCACCGGAGACGACGGAACCGTGTGTCAATGGGAGGTCGCGACCGGGAAGGAACTGCTGCGCGTGGTCGCGCATGCGCCCGAGCAGGCGCACGATCTGGTGGCGCCGCCGGAAGAAAAGGATCTCTTGATCTCGACAGGCACTGACGGTCGGGTCTGCTTCTGGAATATCAACACCGGTATTGAACGAGGAGCGATGCAATTCCATACGGGGTCTGTGATCGGACTCACCTACGAGGCAAAGAATCGCCGGTTGCTCACCGCTGGTCGCGACAGCAAACTTCGCATTTGGAGCATATTTCATAAAAAATTCCTGGGGGATACAGAGCCCCCTGGAATTCCATTGGCCAGCGCCGGACTGCGGAACGGAGGCGGAGTCATAATTTCACTGCAAGGGTTGAAGCTGGCCTTCTGGCAGCCTTCGGCGCATGCGCTCTGTCTCAGTTGGGGACTCGTCGATGAGGTAAAGGTTCTCATCGAGCATCCCACTCAGCCTCGCGTTTACGCAATTGATGTCAACGGCGTCTTGTATGAGGTGGCCATTCCGGCTGTCGAAGATTACGTCGTATCGCAGACGACAAAAACGGCTGCTGCGAAACTGATCACGCGTCTGCACAGCGGCCGAGTCTACGCGGTCCACATCTCACCGGATCAGTCGTCGCTGGTGACGTGCGGCGGTGACGGCACCGTTCGTAGCTGGCCGTTGGAGACGCTCGATCCGCAGGCTATCACGACAGTTGCAGCGATTCCAAACGGAGGTGAGTTGTCGGGATTCTCCTCCGACGGATTGACGTTCGGAATGATTGACAAAAACGGCCTGACCGAGTTCGACTCTCGCACGTTACAGCCAGTTCAAGAATATCGGCTGACGGAACGGACCATCCGAATCAAATCCCTTCGCTTACCTGACGGCCCGTTACTGGTCCTCGAACGCGACGCTGCCGGTTGGTGCTGGCTGGTCAAGTATGCCCCGCCTTCTTGGGCTAAAACCTGGGAAGTCCGAGTGCATGGCCCCGGCAACAATCCTCACGACATTGGGGTTGATGCACAACTGGGGCTGGTCGTCATCAATGACTTTAAGGATCGGTACTGCCAGTTCATTTTCACGGACTCACTGGAACAGGGAGGGCCGCTGCGTCTGCGAGTTGCGCCCGATCATCTTGCAATCAGTTCTACCGCATCCCAATTTGCGCTGAGCCAGGAACGTGAAATCGTCGCGTTTGAATCAACATCCCGTCGACAAATCTGGTCGCAACCTACTCCGGCGGGAATTCATCGCCTGCATTATTCCCCAGACGGTTGCTGGCTCCTTTCGGTGACCGGAGACCGCGTGATTCGAAAATGGGACGCCACAAGTGGCCGATTCCTTGGCGAAATGAGCGGTCATCGGTCCAAGGTGAACTGTCTGTCGCTGTCAGCCGATGGTCGTACTCTCTTCACGGGCGACGATGGCGGCGAGATGCAGTTCTGGCATCTGGAGTCCGGAGAACTATTGGGAAAGTTTGACTACGAACTGAATGGTATTCATGAGATGGTGCTGTCTCCCTCCGGAGACCGGCTCGTCACCTGGGAGCACGGTCGACAACTGCATTCCATTCCCTTGCGACCGTAA
- a CDS encoding MFS transporter, with the protein MSNLQTHHSGFVSLNATQFCGAANDNILKQVVIFGVAAGGIWADVLGEGGQAIGSLCLAVPFVLFSGFAGQFSDRFSKRDVCVAVKVWEIAIALVAMAGLWLVNLWLVLGSLFLIATQSAFFGPAKYGILPEILDERKLSRANGTINMFTYIAVILGCAVGGPLYDAYAPDPVQFPDAKPLLWLPGLVVLIVGIVGTATSFGIPKLKAQNPGLKIQMRLFQPYIETWREIAGTPLAQVMAAWSFFYFIVGGVAMLILPDYKALLQISATQTAGLMAVLGVAIGIGDFVAGRVSGHAVRPGLIALGSVGTTLMYFVLGILPLNFPLVAIGLAVTGFLAGFYMVPLQTMTQVLSTEEQRGRVLGLWSCLSFVAIILGNVLFLAVKRTGMPSNRVFLVCGLLGLICTALYYMKWQRTFESALRLHSSAPPDSELEMEPELPPTAAL; encoded by the coding sequence GTGTCAAACCTTCAAACGCACCACAGCGGGTTCGTCTCTCTCAATGCGACGCAATTCTGCGGTGCTGCGAACGATAACATCCTCAAACAGGTGGTCATCTTCGGAGTCGCAGCCGGAGGAATCTGGGCCGACGTGCTGGGAGAAGGGGGGCAGGCGATCGGGTCCCTCTGCCTGGCGGTCCCCTTCGTGCTGTTTTCCGGGTTCGCCGGGCAGTTCTCCGACCGCTTCAGCAAACGCGACGTCTGCGTCGCGGTGAAGGTCTGGGAAATTGCAATCGCCCTGGTCGCAATGGCCGGGTTGTGGCTGGTCAATCTCTGGCTGGTGCTCGGCAGCCTGTTTCTGATCGCCACGCAAAGCGCGTTCTTCGGCCCGGCGAAGTATGGAATTCTTCCGGAGATTCTCGACGAACGGAAACTGAGCCGTGCCAATGGCACGATCAACATGTTTACGTACATTGCGGTCATCCTTGGCTGCGCGGTTGGCGGACCGCTGTACGACGCCTATGCCCCGGATCCGGTTCAGTTTCCCGACGCCAAGCCCCTGCTCTGGCTCCCGGGGCTGGTGGTGCTGATCGTCGGCATCGTTGGGACCGCGACGTCCTTTGGAATTCCAAAACTCAAGGCCCAGAATCCCGGCTTGAAGATCCAGATGCGGCTGTTTCAGCCGTACATCGAAACATGGCGGGAGATCGCCGGCACGCCGCTCGCCCAGGTCATGGCGGCCTGGTCGTTCTTCTATTTCATCGTCGGGGGGGTCGCGATGCTGATCCTGCCGGACTACAAAGCCCTGCTGCAGATCAGCGCGACGCAGACCGCCGGCCTGATGGCCGTGCTGGGCGTCGCCATCGGCATCGGCGACTTTGTGGCCGGCCGGGTTTCCGGGCACGCCGTCCGACCTGGCCTGATCGCTCTCGGGTCCGTCGGTACCACGCTGATGTACTTCGTCCTCGGCATTCTTCCTCTGAACTTTCCCCTGGTGGCCATCGGACTGGCTGTCACCGGCTTTCTGGCGGGCTTCTACATGGTGCCGCTGCAGACGATGACGCAGGTTCTCTCCACCGAAGAGCAGCGAGGAAGAGTCCTGGGGCTCTGGAGCTGCCTCTCGTTCGTGGCGATCATTCTGGGGAATGTGCTGTTTCTGGCTGTGAAGCGAACCGGGATGCCCTCCAATCGCGTCTTTCTCGTCTGCGGCCTGCTCGGCCTGATCTGCACAGCGCTGTACTACATGAAGTGGCAGCGGACGTTCGAGTCGGCGTTGCGGTTGCACTCCAGCGCTCCGCCTGATTCCGAACTGGAGATGGAACCGGAGCTCCCCCCCACGGCGGCGCTGTAA